Proteins from a genomic interval of Clostridium sp. M62/1:
- a CDS encoding urocanate hydratase: MNNKEIGAAMTVKLDPVLPEYPVFKEGIRRAPMRELTLNEREIKLAVKNALRYVPEELHEALAPEFMEELLTRGRIYGYRFMPKERIYGKPIDEYRGNCVQGKAFQVMIDNNLDHEVALYPYELVTYGETGQVCQNWMQYQLIKKYLELLTDEQTLVVMSGHPLGLFKSHKSSPRVIITNGLMVGEGDNPEAWAKATAMGCSSYGQMTAGGWMYIGPQGIVHGTFNTILNAGRKFLGVPHDGDLAGHLFVTSGLGGMSGAQPKAIEIARGVGIIAEVDYSRIETRYSQGWVSLITDSAEEAYRLAADYMARKETISIAYHGNIVDLLQYAVDHNIKIELLSDQTSCHVPYDGGYCPQGLSFEERTEMLAHDKEHFAELVNASLVKHFHLIKILVERGAYFFDYGNSFMKAVFDAGAKDIAKNGTDTSEGFIFPSYVEDIMGPELFDYGYGPFRWCCLSGRHEDLVKTDHAAMEIINPNRRPQDKDNWIWIRDAEKNRLVVGTQCRILYQDAFGRRDIALKFNEMVRNGEIGPVMLGRDHHDTGGTDSPYRETSNIYDGSNLTADMAVQCYAGNAARGMSLVALHNGGGTGIGKAINGGFGLVLDGTPETDAIIREAIPWDTMVGVSRRSWARNEHSIETVAEYNTLRKGSDVITMPHIADDGLIERAYENAVKK; this comes from the coding sequence ATGAACAACAAAGAGATCGGTGCAGCCATGACAGTCAAACTGGATCCAGTCCTCCCGGAATATCCGGTTTTCAAGGAGGGAATCCGCCGCGCCCCCATGCGGGAGCTTACTTTAAATGAACGTGAAATCAAACTGGCCGTGAAAAATGCCCTGCGCTATGTGCCGGAGGAGCTCCACGAGGCCCTCGCTCCGGAATTTATGGAAGAGCTTCTGACCAGAGGCCGCATCTACGGCTACCGCTTTATGCCCAAGGAGAGAATCTACGGAAAGCCCATTGACGAGTACAGGGGAAACTGCGTACAGGGCAAAGCCTTTCAGGTAATGATTGACAACAACCTGGATCACGAGGTTGCTCTCTATCCTTATGAGCTGGTCACATACGGTGAAACGGGACAGGTATGCCAGAACTGGATGCAGTACCAGCTGATCAAAAAATATCTGGAGCTGCTCACCGACGAGCAGACTCTGGTGGTCATGTCCGGCCATCCCCTGGGCCTTTTTAAATCCCACAAATCCAGCCCCAGAGTCATTATCACCAACGGCCTCATGGTCGGTGAGGGCGACAACCCGGAGGCCTGGGCCAAGGCCACAGCCATGGGCTGCTCCTCCTACGGCCAGATGACAGCCGGAGGCTGGATGTACATCGGCCCCCAGGGCATCGTACACGGAACCTTTAATACGATTTTAAATGCAGGGCGCAAATTCCTGGGCGTCCCCCACGACGGAGATCTGGCGGGCCATCTGTTTGTCACAAGCGGCCTGGGCGGCATGAGCGGCGCTCAGCCAAAGGCCATTGAGATCGCCAGAGGCGTAGGAATCATCGCCGAGGTAGACTACTCACGGATCGAGACAAGGTACAGCCAGGGCTGGGTGAGCCTGATTACGGACAGCGCCGAGGAGGCCTACCGGCTGGCCGCCGACTATATGGCAAGGAAGGAGACCATCTCCATCGCCTACCACGGAAATATTGTGGATCTTCTCCAGTATGCCGTGGATCACAATATTAAAATCGAGCTGCTCTCCGACCAGACCAGCTGCCATGTGCCCTACGACGGCGGCTACTGCCCCCAGGGACTGAGCTTCGAGGAGAGAACCGAGATGCTGGCCCACGACAAGGAGCATTTCGCTGAGCTTGTCAATGCCTCCCTGGTTAAGCATTTCCATCTGATCAAAATTCTGGTAGAGCGGGGCGCCTACTTCTTCGACTACGGCAATTCCTTCATGAAAGCCGTATTCGACGCCGGCGCAAAGGATATAGCCAAAAACGGCACAGACACCAGCGAGGGCTTTATCTTCCCGTCCTATGTGGAGGACATTATGGGACCGGAGCTGTTTGACTACGGGTACGGCCCGTTCCGCTGGTGCTGTCTGTCCGGCAGGCATGAGGATCTGGTAAAGACAGACCACGCAGCTATGGAAATCATCAACCCCAACAGAAGGCCTCAGGACAAGGATAACTGGATCTGGATACGGGATGCCGAGAAAAACAGGCTGGTTGTGGGAACCCAGTGCCGCATCCTCTACCAGGATGCCTTCGGCAGAAGAGATATTGCCCTCAAATTCAACGAGATGGTCAGAAACGGGGAAATCGGCCCTGTCATGCTGGGCCGTGACCACCACGACACCGGAGGAACAGACTCCCCCTACCGTGAGACTTCAAACATTTATGACGGCTCCAACTTAACGGCCGACATGGCAGTTCAGTGCTATGCGGGAAACGCAGCCAGAGGCATGAGCCTGGTGGCTCTCCACAACGGAGGCGGAACGGGAATCGGAAAGGCTATAAACGGCGGCTTCGGCCTGGTTCTCGACGGAACACCGGAAACGGATGCCATCATCCGGGAGGCGATCCCGTGGGATACCATGGTGGGCGTTTCCAGGAGAAGCTGGGCGAGAAATGAGCACTCCATCGAGACCGTTGCAGAATACAACACCCTGAGAAAGGGAAGCGACGTGATCACCATGCCCCACATCGCCGACGACGGGCTGATCGAGAGGGCTTATGAGAATGCGGTAAAGAAATAG
- a CDS encoding AAA family ATPase produces MKEISVHLLGNPEIWAGGEKISFPYKKAEAFFYYLCVKKKVSREEVICLLWGDEDETTGKKKLRDAVYQVKRLLGKEVLFTWGHTEIALNPEFPLKTDWDEASENGEGLWGAGFLEHFYIKNCYEFEEWTQEVRRRLSEKQAQLARERLKEAAGRNDAAMLQKYGNILLSGDPYNEELYFELMNLYAQSGSYTMAIRLYSDLQKLLLEELDEKPSRRLTELFHRIYTMKEAVSCEGAMAELPFVGRKRELYRVNSFLAEEGGETDAAGPVGCLAVSGENGSGKTAFLEQGARLAAGNGMIVLKSSCYKQGEEFYLSPWNDIFQELYQLVAKDGEAKEEGEAGGESRREELKRNLSCFLNGSGGEEVSRMTYPMVEKLALDLLEFLTEKSRILLVFDDIQWMDSMSCQLLNRLLHLLGREKLLLLCSMSREEEARAMGALEPVLLRDGVEILRLSPFTREETDELIRKYLPELSGEEEKKAEIYRATDGNAFFLKELLNLIREKGYTLEKSRRTNYVIQARLSGLSARERDVLGAMSVFPEKAGVEELELLLPDTDRLSLLRVLESLQERFLIREVLVGWNVHYQFVHRVFQEYVCERQSNGKRMLYHQMLAACYEEAAAQNRRAALLPLVIYHYEHCHNQIKACQYRIEWLKEYYTLINENFPVLHWSLSDLDESLRVTPPADEMIRLAGELVGLEGNTEEIRRMKLEMNYIRGRYDIAHGNYSQGLSHIEEGIRLSRELSDQRMLLSCYKQQIFYGIQVEDLERVETYTEIGLSLAAEGLDREERLSAEQWIEQGPSDTGQSPEDVSPGKGGMPGWAKGTGTEEKRRRECLEEFGTFLRLRGWYNLHTGQYGRAERALRLAGAVFEGLGNEYGAGQAACLNYIGDVYRLRGQPDRAVSFYKEAIGLVEKEPVIIGLGQFYANTGQALYQSGDKEGAEQYLKMAVSYLRKNGCIWGLERVEACLALLFLEQGDPERAKEHYRTGRELSDKIRNPQTRKILETVGLRLKEEEKKTEGKEGKKTAL; encoded by the coding sequence ATGAAGGAAATTTCAGTACATCTGTTGGGGAATCCGGAGATTTGGGCCGGAGGAGAAAAGATCAGCTTTCCCTATAAAAAGGCGGAGGCTTTTTTCTATTATCTGTGTGTGAAGAAGAAGGTGAGCAGGGAGGAAGTGATCTGCCTTCTGTGGGGGGATGAGGACGAGACAACGGGAAAGAAAAAACTGAGGGATGCAGTCTATCAGGTGAAGCGGCTCCTGGGAAAGGAGGTACTTTTCACCTGGGGCCATACGGAAATTGCCCTGAACCCGGAGTTCCCCCTGAAAACGGACTGGGATGAAGCTTCCGAAAACGGAGAGGGCCTGTGGGGCGCCGGGTTTCTGGAACATTTCTATATTAAAAACTGTTATGAGTTTGAGGAGTGGACCCAGGAGGTGCGGCGGCGGCTCTCGGAGAAGCAGGCTCAGCTTGCAAGGGAGAGACTTAAGGAGGCAGCCGGCAGGAATGATGCTGCCATGCTTCAGAAATACGGAAATATTCTCTTGTCAGGGGATCCCTATAATGAGGAGCTCTACTTTGAACTGATGAATCTGTACGCTCAGAGTGGAAGCTATACCATGGCAATCCGCCTCTACAGTGATCTTCAGAAACTGCTTTTGGAGGAGCTGGACGAGAAGCCGTCGAGACGGCTGACAGAGCTGTTTCACCGCATTTACACCATGAAGGAGGCTGTGAGCTGTGAGGGGGCCATGGCAGAGCTTCCCTTTGTAGGAAGGAAGCGGGAGCTGTACAGGGTGAACAGTTTTCTGGCTGAGGAAGGCGGGGAAACGGATGCGGCAGGGCCTGTGGGCTGCCTGGCGGTAAGCGGCGAAAACGGCTCAGGGAAAACAGCCTTTCTGGAGCAGGGAGCCCGCCTGGCGGCAGGAAACGGAATGATTGTTCTGAAATCCTCCTGCTATAAGCAGGGGGAAGAATTTTATCTGAGCCCATGGAACGATATATTCCAGGAGCTGTACCAGCTGGTGGCAAAGGACGGGGAGGCAAAGGAAGAGGGAGAAGCCGGAGGGGAGAGCCGGCGGGAGGAGCTTAAAAGGAACCTCTCCTGCTTCCTGAACGGCTCCGGCGGTGAGGAAGTGTCGAGGATGACGTACCCTATGGTCGAGAAGCTGGCCCTTGACCTTCTGGAATTTCTGACAGAAAAGAGCAGAATCCTTCTGGTTTTCGATGATATTCAGTGGATGGATTCTATGAGCTGCCAGCTTCTCAACCGTCTGCTGCACCTTCTGGGAAGAGAGAAGCTGCTTCTTCTGTGCAGCATGAGCAGGGAGGAGGAGGCCAGGGCAATGGGGGCTCTGGAGCCGGTTCTTCTGCGGGACGGCGTGGAGATCCTAAGGCTCAGCCCGTTCACCAGGGAGGAGACCGACGAGCTGATCCGAAAATACCTTCCCGAACTTTCCGGCGAGGAGGAAAAAAAGGCGGAAATCTACCGGGCCACAGACGGAAACGCCTTTTTCCTGAAGGAGCTTCTGAACCTGATTCGGGAAAAGGGCTATACCCTGGAAAAATCCAGAAGAACCAATTATGTGATTCAGGCCCGGCTTTCCGGACTTTCGGCCCGGGAGAGGGACGTGCTGGGAGCCATGTCTGTGTTTCCGGAGAAGGCGGGAGTGGAGGAGCTGGAGCTGCTTTTGCCGGATACAGACAGGCTGTCCCTCCTTCGGGTTCTGGAAAGCCTTCAGGAGAGGTTCCTGATCCGGGAGGTACTGGTGGGATGGAATGTCCACTATCAGTTTGTGCACCGGGTGTTTCAGGAGTACGTCTGTGAGCGCCAGAGCAATGGAAAGCGCATGCTGTACCACCAGATGCTGGCAGCCTGCTATGAGGAGGCTGCGGCTCAGAACAGGCGGGCAGCCCTCCTTCCCCTTGTTATCTACCACTATGAGCACTGCCACAACCAGATCAAGGCCTGCCAGTACAGGATCGAGTGGCTGAAGGAATATTACACTCTGATCAACGAAAATTTTCCGGTGCTTCACTGGTCACTCTCTGATCTGGATGAAAGCCTCCGGGTGACGCCGCCGGCTGACGAGATGATCCGTCTGGCCGGGGAGCTTGTGGGGCTTGAGGGAAATACGGAGGAGATCCGGCGGATGAAGCTGGAAATGAACTATATCAGGGGGCGGTATGACATTGCCCATGGAAACTACAGCCAGGGGTTATCCCATATTGAGGAGGGGATCCGCCTGTCCAGGGAGCTTTCGGATCAGAGGATGCTTCTGTCCTGCTACAAGCAGCAGATATTTTACGGAATCCAGGTGGAGGATCTGGAGCGGGTGGAAACCTATACAGAGATTGGCCTTTCTCTGGCAGCAGAGGGACTGGACCGTGAGGAGAGGCTTTCGGCAGAGCAGTGGATTGAGCAGGGCCCTTCAGACACCGGACAGAGTCCGGAGGATGTTTCTCCTGGAAAGGGCGGGATGCCGGGATGGGCCAAAGGCACAGGGACAGAGGAGAAGAGGAGGAGAGAATGCCTGGAGGAATTCGGAACCTTTCTCCGTCTGAGGGGCTGGTATAATCTTCACACAGGTCAGTACGGGAGAGCGGAGCGGGCGCTTCGCCTGGCCGGCGCAGTGTTTGAGGGACTCGGGAATGAGTACGGAGCCGGTCAGGCCGCCTGCCTGAATTACATTGGAGACGTGTACCGCCTGAGAGGGCAGCCGGATAGGGCGGTCTCCTTCTACAAAGAAGCCATAGGCCTGGTAGAAAAGGAGCCTGTGATCATCGGGCTGGGACAGTTCTACGCAAATACGGGCCAGGCCCTTTACCAGTCAGGAGATAAGGAAGGGGCGGAACAATACCTGAAAATGGCCGTCAGCTATCTGAGAAAGAATGGCTGCATCTGGGGGCTTGAACGGGTAGAGGCCTGCCTGGCGCTCCTGTTTCTGGAACAGGGAGATCCTGAGAGGGCAAAGGAACATTACCGGACAGGGCGGGAGCTCTCCGACAAAATCAGAAACCCTCAGACCCGGAAAATTCTGGAAACCGTCGGACTGCGCCTGAAGGAGGAAGAGAAAAAGACCGAGGGAAAGGAAGGAAAAAAGACTGCACTGTAA
- the hutH gene encoding histidine ammonia-lyase — MSKVLITGEDLTVEEIVAVCRQEALVELSDEAKENVRASRKIVDDLIAEEKVVYGITTGFGKFSDVVISQDQCKELQKNLIITHAVGAGEPFSRDIARGIMLLRINNLSKGFSGIRLETLQTMVDMLNKGVTPVIPEKGSLGASGDLAPLSHMVLPMIGLGLAEYQGEVLPGKEAMDRAGIPVIELSAKEGLALNNGTQAMTSAGSLALYDAICLLKVADIAAALSFEAQNGVVDALDPRVHKVRPHKGQMATARNLLTLLEGSKNTTRQGQIRVQDAYSLRCCPQIHGASKDAVNYVRDKVDIEINSVTDNPLIFQDDHAGISGGNFHGQPMALSFDFLGIAESELADVSERRIERLVNPAYSGLPAFLTPNGGVCSGFMIVQYSAAALVSENKVLAHPASVDSIPSSAGQEDHVSMGTIAARKAGEIGANVRRVLAMELMVACQGIDMRGNKGLGKGTQAAYDLVRKEVARLEEDRELYGDINYCEEIIRNGSLIRVVEAAIGKEIEV, encoded by the coding sequence ATGAGTAAAGTTCTGATTACAGGAGAGGATTTGACAGTTGAGGAGATAGTGGCAGTCTGCCGTCAGGAGGCTCTGGTAGAGCTTTCCGATGAGGCCAAGGAGAATGTGAGAGCGTCCAGAAAGATTGTGGACGATTTGATTGCCGAGGAGAAGGTGGTCTACGGGATCACCACAGGATTTGGAAAATTCAGCGACGTGGTAATTTCACAGGATCAGTGCAAGGAGCTGCAGAAAAATCTGATTATCACCCACGCAGTCGGCGCAGGAGAGCCGTTTTCCAGGGATATTGCGAGAGGGATCATGCTGCTTCGCATCAACAATCTTTCCAAGGGATTTTCCGGCATCCGCCTGGAAACGCTTCAGACTATGGTGGACATGCTGAATAAGGGTGTGACTCCGGTGATCCCTGAGAAGGGCTCTCTGGGCGCTTCCGGCGATCTGGCACCCCTCTCTCACATGGTGCTGCCAATGATCGGTCTGGGGCTGGCAGAGTACCAGGGAGAGGTGCTTCCCGGAAAGGAGGCCATGGATCGGGCAGGCATCCCGGTGATTGAGCTTTCCGCCAAGGAGGGGCTTGCCCTCAACAACGGGACGCAGGCCATGACGAGCGCAGGTTCCCTGGCTCTCTACGATGCCATTTGCCTGTTGAAGGTGGCGGACATCGCGGCAGCTCTCAGCTTTGAGGCTCAGAATGGGGTGGTGGACGCGCTGGATCCGAGAGTTCACAAGGTCCGCCCTCACAAGGGTCAGATGGCTACGGCGAGAAATCTTCTCACTCTTTTGGAGGGAAGCAAAAATACCACAAGACAGGGGCAGATCCGCGTGCAGGATGCCTATTCCCTGCGCTGCTGTCCGCAGATTCACGGCGCCAGCAAGGATGCGGTAAACTATGTGAGAGACAAGGTGGATATTGAGATTAACTCGGTGACAGACAACCCGCTCATCTTTCAGGACGACCATGCGGGGATTTCCGGCGGCAACTTCCACGGACAGCCCATGGCTTTGAGCTTCGACTTTCTGGGAATCGCCGAGTCAGAGCTGGCCGATGTGTCTGAGCGGAGAATCGAGCGTCTGGTGAATCCGGCCTACAGCGGCCTTCCGGCCTTCCTGACGCCAAACGGAGGCGTCTGCTCCGGATTTATGATTGTGCAGTACTCGGCGGCGGCGCTGGTGTCAGAGAACAAGGTTTTGGCCCATCCGGCCAGCGTGGACAGCATCCCGTCCTCAGCAGGGCAGGAGGATCACGTGAGCATGGGAACCATCGCTGCCAGAAAGGCAGGGGAGATCGGTGCCAATGTGCGCAGAGTTCTCGCTATGGAGCTGATGGTAGCCTGCCAGGGAATCGATATGAGGGGCAATAAGGGGCTTGGAAAGGGAACCCAGGCAGCCTATGACCTGGTGCGCAAAGAGGTGGCCAGACTGGAGGAAGACCGGGAGCTTTACGGCGATATTAACTACTGTGAGGAGATTATCAGGAACGGAAGCCTGATCAGGGTAGTTGAGGCGGCGATCGGGAAAGAGATTGAGGTATAA
- a CDS encoding SpoIIIAC/SpoIIIAD family protein, translated as MGIETAAAVGIIAVLTAVQFKSKGAEFGIYIIMAGGLVIFFYSTGKLRAILEAVRKLQDYIQIDSVYMTALLKMIGITYIAELASGICRDAGYSSIGTQIEMFGKLSILAVSTPVILALFETLEHFLE; from the coding sequence GTGGGAATAGAGACAGCTGCGGCAGTGGGAATCATCGCGGTTCTGACAGCAGTTCAGTTTAAAAGCAAAGGCGCAGAATTCGGCATCTACATTATCATGGCAGGGGGCCTGGTGATCTTCTTTTACAGCACGGGAAAACTCAGGGCAATCCTTGAGGCAGTCAGAAAACTTCAGGACTATATCCAGATAGACAGCGTCTATATGACAGCCCTCCTCAAAATGATCGGGATCACCTATATTGCTGAGCTGGCATCGGGGATCTGCCGGGATGCAGGCTATTCCTCCATAGGGACACAGATAGAGATGTTCGGAAAGCTGTCGATTCTGGCGGTAAGCACCCCGGTGATTCTGGCTCTGTTTGAGACACTGGAGCATTTTCTGGAATGA
- a CDS encoding stage III sporulation protein AE, which translates to MRREVKAVKVRPFLKRTAFFLAAAAGSVMLLFVHGVSPAYGAQGSAAAEETEADSGSSQGEGGPSVQEEVLDGLSELDFSQVERFLEQSQWGESGFSFEELLLTLLKGDFAGAFSQALSGLKAALFSELSSGTRLMTQVLLISMAGAVFSCFSDIFSGGQISETAFYVTFLLLFSLLAASFYGSLSIAGEAISTVLGFMKTLAPAYFMAVSFTGGGLSAAAGCEWMLLSIAAVEWLLSTFLLPLTKVYILLVLAGHLTKEELFSRMTVLIKNIIEWSLKTVTGIVLGFQLLQGMVLPYADAIKNVSIQRLISVIPGIGQGASAISQMVLGSGILIKNTVGAAAAVVLILLTAVPLLKLLILMALYHGLAAVTEPVCDKRIAACISDMGKAHQILIRLVLTSAFLFIISIGVICMTSNTAYYAG; encoded by the coding sequence ATGAGGAGGGAGGTGAAAGCGGTGAAGGTCAGGCCTTTTCTGAAGAGAACAGCGTTTTTTCTCGCCGCTGCCGCAGGTTCCGTTATGCTGCTCTTTGTCCATGGAGTCTCTCCCGCCTATGGGGCACAGGGGTCCGCGGCGGCAGAGGAGACAGAGGCCGACTCAGGGAGCAGCCAGGGAGAGGGAGGGCCGTCCGTTCAGGAGGAAGTATTGGACGGGCTGTCGGAGCTGGATTTTTCGCAGGTGGAGAGGTTTCTGGAACAGAGTCAGTGGGGGGAGTCCGGATTTTCCTTTGAGGAGCTTCTGTTAACGCTTCTGAAGGGGGATTTTGCCGGGGCATTTTCCCAGGCACTTTCAGGGCTTAAGGCGGCTCTCTTTTCGGAGCTGTCTTCCGGGACAAGGCTGATGACCCAGGTGCTTTTAATCAGCATGGCGGGGGCGGTATTCTCCTGCTTTTCGGATATTTTTTCCGGAGGGCAGATTTCGGAGACCGCCTTTTATGTCACCTTCCTTCTGCTGTTTTCCCTGCTGGCAGCCAGTTTTTACGGGAGCCTTTCCATAGCAGGGGAGGCCATCTCCACAGTTCTGGGCTTTATGAAGACCCTGGCGCCCGCCTACTTTATGGCAGTATCCTTTACCGGAGGAGGGCTGAGCGCCGCTGCCGGCTGTGAATGGATGCTCCTTTCCATCGCAGCGGTGGAATGGCTTCTCTCCACCTTCCTTCTGCCTCTGACTAAGGTTTACATTCTCCTCGTTTTAGCGGGCCATCTGACGAAGGAGGAACTGTTTTCCAGAATGACAGTTCTTATAAAAAATATTATTGAGTGGAGCCTTAAGACGGTCACCGGAATTGTCCTGGGATTTCAGCTGCTGCAGGGGATGGTGCTGCCCTATGCAGATGCCATCAAGAATGTTTCTATCCAGAGGCTGATTTCCGTGATTCCGGGCATTGGGCAGGGGGCCTCTGCCATATCGCAGATGGTGCTGGGGTCGGGGATTCTCATAAAAAATACGGTGGGTGCAGCGGCAGCGGTGGTCCTCATCCTGCTTACGGCTGTTCCTCTTTTAAAACTGCTGATTCTTATGGCCCTTTACCACGGACTGGCCGCAGTGACAGAGCCAGTCTGCGATAAAAGGATTGCAGCGTGCATTTCCGATATGGGAAAGGCTCATCAGATTCTGATAAGGCTGGTGCTTACATCTGCCTTTCTCTTTATTATCTCCATTGGAGTCATCTGCATGACATCCAATACGGCCTACTATGCCGGATAA
- a CDS encoding stage III sporulation protein AF, with the protein MEALDTWVRNIVFYLIFMTFVTNLLPGKAYDRYFRLFTGMVLILLVLSPLTGSLNLDERLAYYFESISFQSEAGEYRGQIEEMDRKRLEQLIGQYEAAASEELERRLSDAGCRGVRAQVRISRDRESSDFGTVETVEVWIEEMKAAPGSESEGFGQEAAGQEENSGQKNVWNSDASASGMEAAPFRVTLGEDESAWNWEDSGRGGQENLDSAQREGKPGESASQVSAPGIAGSREAIKIRKEIAEFYGLEESHIKVQMGKGRDEP; encoded by the coding sequence ATGGAAGCGCTCGACACATGGGTGAGAAATATTGTCTTTTATTTGATTTTCATGACCTTTGTGACAAATCTGCTGCCGGGAAAGGCCTATGACAGATATTTCAGGCTGTTCACAGGAATGGTTTTAATCCTTTTAGTGCTCAGCCCCCTGACCGGGAGTCTGAACCTGGATGAGCGGCTGGCCTACTATTTTGAGTCTATCTCCTTTCAGAGCGAAGCCGGGGAATACAGGGGGCAGATTGAGGAGATGGACAGAAAACGTCTGGAACAGCTGATTGGACAGTATGAGGCGGCGGCGTCAGAGGAACTGGAGCGGCGTCTTTCTGATGCCGGATGCCGGGGGGTGAGGGCTCAGGTGAGGATCAGCCGGGACAGGGAGAGCAGCGATTTCGGAACGGTGGAGACAGTGGAGGTCTGGATAGAAGAGATGAAGGCAGCGCCGGGAAGTGAGTCTGAAGGTTTTGGACAGGAAGCGGCCGGGCAGGAGGAGAACAGCGGACAGAAAAACGTCTGGAACAGCGATGCCTCTGCTTCCGGGATGGAGGCGGCGCCCTTCCGGGTTACTCTGGGAGAGGATGAGAGCGCCTGGAACTGGGAGGATTCCGGCAGGGGCGGTCAGGAGAACCTGGACAGTGCCCAGAGAGAGGGAAAGCCAGGGGAATCTGCCAGCCAGGTATCGGCTCCGGGCATTGCAGGCAGCAGGGAGGCCATAAAAATAAGAAAGGAGATTGCAGAGTTCTATGGACTGGAAGAAAGCCATATCAAAGTTCAGATGGGGAAAGGGCGGGACGAACCGTGA
- a CDS encoding stage III sporulation protein AG encodes MDWKKAISKFRWGKGGTNRDKLGPEKWAVLLVCGILLLLLAIPAGRKQSAAQTAEAAAAGTEEAGTGAASGEGEDAVEGLFTGRENSGKKGSGSLTAQTGDDFIDSQLAYEKQMEERVKEILKNTEGVGEVDVMIVLKSSEEKVLHVDQTKSRTSTEEEDSAGGKRKAMSEEVSGTSVFSENGSEKVPVIEKELRPEIEGIVVSAQGGGNAAVRAEISEAMEALFNIPAHKIKVLKRVD; translated from the coding sequence ATGGACTGGAAGAAAGCCATATCAAAGTTCAGATGGGGAAAGGGCGGGACGAACCGTGACAAGCTGGGCCCTGAGAAGTGGGCAGTACTTCTGGTATGCGGAATTCTCCTGCTGCTGCTCGCCATTCCTGCGGGGAGAAAGCAGAGCGCGGCCCAGACTGCCGAAGCGGCGGCAGCGGGAACAGAAGAAGCGGGAACAGGGGCTGCGTCAGGAGAAGGGGAGGATGCCGTCGAGGGGCTGTTTACGGGAAGAGAAAATTCCGGAAAAAAAGGTTCCGGCTCTCTGACTGCCCAGACCGGGGATGATTTCATTGACAGCCAGCTTGCCTATGAAAAGCAGATGGAGGAACGGGTGAAAGAGATCCTTAAAAATACAGAGGGAGTGGGGGAAGTGGACGTGATGATTGTATTGAAATCCTCGGAGGAAAAGGTTCTTCATGTAGACCAGACGAAAAGCCGCACATCTACAGAGGAGGAGGACAGCGCAGGGGGAAAGAGAAAAGCCATGAGCGAGGAGGTATCGGGGACGTCCGTTTTTTCAGAAAACGGCTCAGAAAAAGTCCCTGTGATCGAGAAAGAGCTCCGGCCGGAGATAGAAGGGATTGTGGTGAGCGCCCAGGGGGGAGGAAATGCCGCAGTCAGGGCCGAAATTTCAGAAGCCATGGAAGCATTATTTAATATACCGGCACATAAAATAAAAGTATTAAAGAGGGTGGATTAA